A genomic segment from Spinacia oleracea cultivar Varoflay chromosome 3, BTI_SOV_V1, whole genome shotgun sequence encodes:
- the LOC130469562 gene encoding uncharacterized protein, with protein MEIIPFDIKSCLGRLLFIFIHLPSHHFSVNHRPPTTVTSPPLPSVAALFTAPPPSPSVVADPPPPLPPPTLLFAGLPSPFPSVAADPLPPLPPPSLLFAGLPSPFPSVAAAPPPPLPPPSLLFADLPSPSSSVAAAPPPPSSLLFATLPSPSPSVAAAPPPPLLSSSSAFPLLLSLSPPPLPRPLRLLLSSSLPFPLLLPLSVIERCR; from the coding sequence ATGGAAATCATTCCCTTTGATATAAAAAGTTGTTTGGGGaggcttttatttattttcattcaTCTTCCTTCTCACCATTTTTCTGTCAACCACCGACCACCGACCACCGTCACCTCCCCTCCCCTCCCCTCCGTCGCCGCCCTCTTCACCGCCCCCCCTCCTTCTCCCTCTGTCGTCGCCGACCCTCCTCCGCCCCTTCCGCCTCCTACTCTCCTCTTCGCTGGCCTTCCCTCTCCTTTTCCCTCTGTCGCCGCCGACCCTCTCCCGCCCCTTCCGCCTCCTTCTCTCCTCTTCGCCGGCCTTCCCTCTCCTTTTCCCTCTGTCGCCGCCGCCCCTCCCCCGCCCCTTCCGCCTCCTTCTCTCCTCTTCGCCGACCTTCCCTCTCCTTCTTCCTCTGTCGCCGCCGCCCCTCCCCCGCCTTCTTCTCTCCTCTTCGCTACCCTTCCCTCTCCTTCTCCCTCTGTCGCTGCCGCCCCTCCCCCGCCCCTTCTCTCCTCTTCGTCGGCCTTccctctccttctctctctgTCGCCGCCGCCCCTCCCCCGCCCCCTCCGTCTCCTTCTCTCCTCTTCGCTGCCCTTCCCTCTCCTTCTCCCTCTGTCGGTGATAGAGAGATGTCGGTGA
- the LOC110790976 gene encoding diacylglycerol kinase 5 isoform X4 gives MPQVLEHKYATIKLFKFIKCPGKENTLSKFSENTNGGQLGGSLLETYRSLLNQNQVVDLLEQAPDEFLRTLYLNLEKLKQKEDDLAIKIQEKLRLVVAGGDGTAGWLLGVVCDLKLSHAPPIATMPLGTGNNLPFAFGWGKKNPGTDKESVKAFLYQVMKAKEMKIDNWHILMRMKIPAEGNCDPIAPLELPHSLHAFHRISSTDSSNMEGHLTFRGGFWNYFSMGMDAQVSYAFHSERKLNPEKFKNQLVNQSTYAKLGCTQGWFMASLFHPADKNIAQLTKVKIMKKPGGQWEELTIPSSIRSIVCLNLPSFSGGLNPWGTPNKNKLRDRDLTPPYVDDGLIEVVGFRNAWHGLVLLAPDGHGTRLAQAKRIRFEFHKGAAEHTFMRIDGEPWKQPLPVDDNAVVVEISHHGQVNMLATHGCRARSMHDPSSVHNSVTGDDNKDDSPATIGEEWRKFGAASTFRIPDEVDLSHLS, from the exons ATGCCCCAAGTGTTGGAACATAAATACGCGACGATAAAACTGTTCAAATTCATCAAATGTCCGGGAAAAGAGAACACATTAAGCAAATTTTCAGAAAACACAAA TGGAGGTCAACTTGGTGGGAGTCTCCTCGAAACATATCGTTCTCTTCTTAATCAAAATCAG GTAGTTGATTTATTGGAGCAAGCACCAGATGAGTTTCTACGTACGCTTTATCTCAATCTGGAAAAGCTAAAACAAAAGGAAGATGACTTGGCTATAAAGATCCAGGAGAAACTAAGACTAGTC GTTGCCGGTGGTGATGGTACAGCTGGATGGCTTCTTGGAGTTGTTTGTGACTTGAAGTTGTCGCATGCTCCTCCTATTGCTACAATGCCCCTTGGAACAGGAAACAACCTCCCTTTTGCATTTGGTTGG GGAAAGAAAAACCCAGGGACAGATAAAGAATCTGTCAAGGCATTCTTGTATCAAGTCATGAAGGCAAAAGAAATGAAAATCGACAA CTGGCATATCCTTATGAGGATGAAGATCCCAGCTGAAGGAAATTGTGATCCGATTGCGCCTCTTGAGTTGCCTCATTCACTACATGCATTTCATCGTATTTCCTCGACAGATTCTTCTAACATG GAAGGCCACCTTACATTTCGTGGTGGATTCTGGAACTACTTCAGCATGG GAATGGATGCCCAAGTGTCTTACGCATTTCATTCTGAGAGGAAGTTGAATCCTGAAAAGTTTAAAAACCAGTTGGTCAATCAG AGTACATATGCTAAACTTGGGTGTACACAAGGCTGGTTTATGGCTTCCCTTTTTCATCCTGCTGATAA GAACATTGCACAGCTAACGAAGGTGAAGATCATGAAGAAACCTGGTGGTCAATGGGAAGAACTCACTATTCCTTCTAG TATCAGGTCAATTGTATGCCTCAATTTGCCAAGTTTCTCAGGTGGACTAAATCCTTGGGGCACACCAAACAAGAATAAATTACGAGAT AGAGATTTGACTCCTCCGTATGTTGATGATGGCCTTATCGAAGTTGTTGGTTTTAGAAATGCTTGGCATGGGCTTGTTCTCCTAGCACCAGATGGTCATGGGACTCGTCTTGCACAG GCAAAGAGAATCCGTTTTGAGTTCCACAAAGGTGCTGCTGAACATACCTTTATGAGGATTGATGGTGAACCTTGGAAACAACCTCTACCAGTTGATGATAATGCTGTTGTGGTAGAAATCTCTCACCATGGTCAGGTGAATATGCTTGCCACTCATGGTTGTCGTGCGAGAAGTATGCATGATCCATCTTCAGTACATAATAGTGTGACTGGAGACGATAACAAAGACGATTCTCCAGCCACAATAGGTGAAGAGTGGAGGAAATTTGGTGCTGCTAGCACGTTCAGGATTCCAGATGAAGTTGACTTATCACATCTGAGTTAG
- the LOC110790976 gene encoding diacylglycerol kinase 5 isoform X1 codes for MSGKREHIKQIFRKHKYSFWDYFQPCSHIGHRMSRMTTTFAQLNLNSSMGDPIFETNRLLKEFWIPDYILNHDFEPEDCSYEIPDSPVIVFVNSKSGGQLGGSLLETYRSLLNQNQVVDLLEQAPDEFLRTLYLNLEKLKQKEDDLAIKIQEKLRLVVAGGDGTAGWLLGVVCDLKLSHAPPIATMPLGTGNNLPFAFGWGKKNPGTDKESVKAFLYQVMKAKEMKIDNWHILMRMKIPAEGNCDPIAPLELPHSLHAFHRISSTDSSNMEGHLTFRGGFWNYFSMGMDAQVSYAFHSERKLNPEKFKNQLVNQSTYAKLGCTQGWFMASLFHPADKNIAQLTKVKIMKKPGGQWEELTIPSSIRSIVCLNLPSFSGGLNPWGTPNKNKLRDRDLTPPYVDDGLIEVVGFRNAWHGLVLLAPDGHGTRLAQAKRIRFEFHKGAAEHTFMRIDGEPWKQPLPVDDNAVVVEISHHGQVNMLATHGCRARSMHDPSSVHNSVTGDDNKDDSPATIGEEWRKFGAASTFRIPDEVDLSHLS; via the exons ATGTCCGGGAAAAGAGAACACATTAAGCAAATTTTCAGAAAACACAAA TACTCATTTTGGGACTATTTTCAGCCATGTTCACACATCGGACACCGTATGAGTCGTATGACTACAACTTTCGCTCAA TTGAATCTGAATAGTAGCATGGGGGATCCAATATTTGAGACAAATAGACTATTAAAGGAGTTCTGGATTCCTGATTATATACTAAATCATGATTTCGAGCCTGAGGACTGTTCATATGAAATTCCTGATAGTCCTGTAATTGTCTTTGTTAACTCAAAAAGTGGAGGTCAACTTGGTGGGAGTCTCCTCGAAACATATCGTTCTCTTCTTAATCAAAATCAG GTAGTTGATTTATTGGAGCAAGCACCAGATGAGTTTCTACGTACGCTTTATCTCAATCTGGAAAAGCTAAAACAAAAGGAAGATGACTTGGCTATAAAGATCCAGGAGAAACTAAGACTAGTC GTTGCCGGTGGTGATGGTACAGCTGGATGGCTTCTTGGAGTTGTTTGTGACTTGAAGTTGTCGCATGCTCCTCCTATTGCTACAATGCCCCTTGGAACAGGAAACAACCTCCCTTTTGCATTTGGTTGG GGAAAGAAAAACCCAGGGACAGATAAAGAATCTGTCAAGGCATTCTTGTATCAAGTCATGAAGGCAAAAGAAATGAAAATCGACAA CTGGCATATCCTTATGAGGATGAAGATCCCAGCTGAAGGAAATTGTGATCCGATTGCGCCTCTTGAGTTGCCTCATTCACTACATGCATTTCATCGTATTTCCTCGACAGATTCTTCTAACATG GAAGGCCACCTTACATTTCGTGGTGGATTCTGGAACTACTTCAGCATGG GAATGGATGCCCAAGTGTCTTACGCATTTCATTCTGAGAGGAAGTTGAATCCTGAAAAGTTTAAAAACCAGTTGGTCAATCAG AGTACATATGCTAAACTTGGGTGTACACAAGGCTGGTTTATGGCTTCCCTTTTTCATCCTGCTGATAA GAACATTGCACAGCTAACGAAGGTGAAGATCATGAAGAAACCTGGTGGTCAATGGGAAGAACTCACTATTCCTTCTAG TATCAGGTCAATTGTATGCCTCAATTTGCCAAGTTTCTCAGGTGGACTAAATCCTTGGGGCACACCAAACAAGAATAAATTACGAGAT AGAGATTTGACTCCTCCGTATGTTGATGATGGCCTTATCGAAGTTGTTGGTTTTAGAAATGCTTGGCATGGGCTTGTTCTCCTAGCACCAGATGGTCATGGGACTCGTCTTGCACAG GCAAAGAGAATCCGTTTTGAGTTCCACAAAGGTGCTGCTGAACATACCTTTATGAGGATTGATGGTGAACCTTGGAAACAACCTCTACCAGTTGATGATAATGCTGTTGTGGTAGAAATCTCTCACCATGGTCAGGTGAATATGCTTGCCACTCATGGTTGTCGTGCGAGAAGTATGCATGATCCATCTTCAGTACATAATAGTGTGACTGGAGACGATAACAAAGACGATTCTCCAGCCACAATAGGTGAAGAGTGGAGGAAATTTGGTGCTGCTAGCACGTTCAGGATTCCAGATGAAGTTGACTTATCACATCTGAGTTAG
- the LOC110790976 gene encoding diacylglycerol kinase 5 isoform X2 has protein sequence MSGKREHIKQIFRKHKPCSHIGHRMSRMTTTFAQLNLNSSMGDPIFETNRLLKEFWIPDYILNHDFEPEDCSYEIPDSPVIVFVNSKSGGQLGGSLLETYRSLLNQNQVVDLLEQAPDEFLRTLYLNLEKLKQKEDDLAIKIQEKLRLVVAGGDGTAGWLLGVVCDLKLSHAPPIATMPLGTGNNLPFAFGWGKKNPGTDKESVKAFLYQVMKAKEMKIDNWHILMRMKIPAEGNCDPIAPLELPHSLHAFHRISSTDSSNMEGHLTFRGGFWNYFSMGMDAQVSYAFHSERKLNPEKFKNQLVNQSTYAKLGCTQGWFMASLFHPADKNIAQLTKVKIMKKPGGQWEELTIPSSIRSIVCLNLPSFSGGLNPWGTPNKNKLRDRDLTPPYVDDGLIEVVGFRNAWHGLVLLAPDGHGTRLAQAKRIRFEFHKGAAEHTFMRIDGEPWKQPLPVDDNAVVVEISHHGQVNMLATHGCRARSMHDPSSVHNSVTGDDNKDDSPATIGEEWRKFGAASTFRIPDEVDLSHLS, from the exons ATGTCCGGGAAAAGAGAACACATTAAGCAAATTTTCAGAAAACACAAA CCATGTTCACACATCGGACACCGTATGAGTCGTATGACTACAACTTTCGCTCAA TTGAATCTGAATAGTAGCATGGGGGATCCAATATTTGAGACAAATAGACTATTAAAGGAGTTCTGGATTCCTGATTATATACTAAATCATGATTTCGAGCCTGAGGACTGTTCATATGAAATTCCTGATAGTCCTGTAATTGTCTTTGTTAACTCAAAAAGTGGAGGTCAACTTGGTGGGAGTCTCCTCGAAACATATCGTTCTCTTCTTAATCAAAATCAG GTAGTTGATTTATTGGAGCAAGCACCAGATGAGTTTCTACGTACGCTTTATCTCAATCTGGAAAAGCTAAAACAAAAGGAAGATGACTTGGCTATAAAGATCCAGGAGAAACTAAGACTAGTC GTTGCCGGTGGTGATGGTACAGCTGGATGGCTTCTTGGAGTTGTTTGTGACTTGAAGTTGTCGCATGCTCCTCCTATTGCTACAATGCCCCTTGGAACAGGAAACAACCTCCCTTTTGCATTTGGTTGG GGAAAGAAAAACCCAGGGACAGATAAAGAATCTGTCAAGGCATTCTTGTATCAAGTCATGAAGGCAAAAGAAATGAAAATCGACAA CTGGCATATCCTTATGAGGATGAAGATCCCAGCTGAAGGAAATTGTGATCCGATTGCGCCTCTTGAGTTGCCTCATTCACTACATGCATTTCATCGTATTTCCTCGACAGATTCTTCTAACATG GAAGGCCACCTTACATTTCGTGGTGGATTCTGGAACTACTTCAGCATGG GAATGGATGCCCAAGTGTCTTACGCATTTCATTCTGAGAGGAAGTTGAATCCTGAAAAGTTTAAAAACCAGTTGGTCAATCAG AGTACATATGCTAAACTTGGGTGTACACAAGGCTGGTTTATGGCTTCCCTTTTTCATCCTGCTGATAA GAACATTGCACAGCTAACGAAGGTGAAGATCATGAAGAAACCTGGTGGTCAATGGGAAGAACTCACTATTCCTTCTAG TATCAGGTCAATTGTATGCCTCAATTTGCCAAGTTTCTCAGGTGGACTAAATCCTTGGGGCACACCAAACAAGAATAAATTACGAGAT AGAGATTTGACTCCTCCGTATGTTGATGATGGCCTTATCGAAGTTGTTGGTTTTAGAAATGCTTGGCATGGGCTTGTTCTCCTAGCACCAGATGGTCATGGGACTCGTCTTGCACAG GCAAAGAGAATCCGTTTTGAGTTCCACAAAGGTGCTGCTGAACATACCTTTATGAGGATTGATGGTGAACCTTGGAAACAACCTCTACCAGTTGATGATAATGCTGTTGTGGTAGAAATCTCTCACCATGGTCAGGTGAATATGCTTGCCACTCATGGTTGTCGTGCGAGAAGTATGCATGATCCATCTTCAGTACATAATAGTGTGACTGGAGACGATAACAAAGACGATTCTCCAGCCACAATAGGTGAAGAGTGGAGGAAATTTGGTGCTGCTAGCACGTTCAGGATTCCAGATGAAGTTGACTTATCACATCTGAGTTAG
- the LOC110790976 gene encoding diacylglycerol kinase 5 isoform X3 yields MSGKREHIKQIFRKHKLNLNSSMGDPIFETNRLLKEFWIPDYILNHDFEPEDCSYEIPDSPVIVFVNSKSGGQLGGSLLETYRSLLNQNQVVDLLEQAPDEFLRTLYLNLEKLKQKEDDLAIKIQEKLRLVVAGGDGTAGWLLGVVCDLKLSHAPPIATMPLGTGNNLPFAFGWGKKNPGTDKESVKAFLYQVMKAKEMKIDNWHILMRMKIPAEGNCDPIAPLELPHSLHAFHRISSTDSSNMEGHLTFRGGFWNYFSMGMDAQVSYAFHSERKLNPEKFKNQLVNQSTYAKLGCTQGWFMASLFHPADKNIAQLTKVKIMKKPGGQWEELTIPSSIRSIVCLNLPSFSGGLNPWGTPNKNKLRDRDLTPPYVDDGLIEVVGFRNAWHGLVLLAPDGHGTRLAQAKRIRFEFHKGAAEHTFMRIDGEPWKQPLPVDDNAVVVEISHHGQVNMLATHGCRARSMHDPSSVHNSVTGDDNKDDSPATIGEEWRKFGAASTFRIPDEVDLSHLS; encoded by the exons ATGTCCGGGAAAAGAGAACACATTAAGCAAATTTTCAGAAAACACAAA TTGAATCTGAATAGTAGCATGGGGGATCCAATATTTGAGACAAATAGACTATTAAAGGAGTTCTGGATTCCTGATTATATACTAAATCATGATTTCGAGCCTGAGGACTGTTCATATGAAATTCCTGATAGTCCTGTAATTGTCTTTGTTAACTCAAAAAGTGGAGGTCAACTTGGTGGGAGTCTCCTCGAAACATATCGTTCTCTTCTTAATCAAAATCAG GTAGTTGATTTATTGGAGCAAGCACCAGATGAGTTTCTACGTACGCTTTATCTCAATCTGGAAAAGCTAAAACAAAAGGAAGATGACTTGGCTATAAAGATCCAGGAGAAACTAAGACTAGTC GTTGCCGGTGGTGATGGTACAGCTGGATGGCTTCTTGGAGTTGTTTGTGACTTGAAGTTGTCGCATGCTCCTCCTATTGCTACAATGCCCCTTGGAACAGGAAACAACCTCCCTTTTGCATTTGGTTGG GGAAAGAAAAACCCAGGGACAGATAAAGAATCTGTCAAGGCATTCTTGTATCAAGTCATGAAGGCAAAAGAAATGAAAATCGACAA CTGGCATATCCTTATGAGGATGAAGATCCCAGCTGAAGGAAATTGTGATCCGATTGCGCCTCTTGAGTTGCCTCATTCACTACATGCATTTCATCGTATTTCCTCGACAGATTCTTCTAACATG GAAGGCCACCTTACATTTCGTGGTGGATTCTGGAACTACTTCAGCATGG GAATGGATGCCCAAGTGTCTTACGCATTTCATTCTGAGAGGAAGTTGAATCCTGAAAAGTTTAAAAACCAGTTGGTCAATCAG AGTACATATGCTAAACTTGGGTGTACACAAGGCTGGTTTATGGCTTCCCTTTTTCATCCTGCTGATAA GAACATTGCACAGCTAACGAAGGTGAAGATCATGAAGAAACCTGGTGGTCAATGGGAAGAACTCACTATTCCTTCTAG TATCAGGTCAATTGTATGCCTCAATTTGCCAAGTTTCTCAGGTGGACTAAATCCTTGGGGCACACCAAACAAGAATAAATTACGAGAT AGAGATTTGACTCCTCCGTATGTTGATGATGGCCTTATCGAAGTTGTTGGTTTTAGAAATGCTTGGCATGGGCTTGTTCTCCTAGCACCAGATGGTCATGGGACTCGTCTTGCACAG GCAAAGAGAATCCGTTTTGAGTTCCACAAAGGTGCTGCTGAACATACCTTTATGAGGATTGATGGTGAACCTTGGAAACAACCTCTACCAGTTGATGATAATGCTGTTGTGGTAGAAATCTCTCACCATGGTCAGGTGAATATGCTTGCCACTCATGGTTGTCGTGCGAGAAGTATGCATGATCCATCTTCAGTACATAATAGTGTGACTGGAGACGATAACAAAGACGATTCTCCAGCCACAATAGGTGAAGAGTGGAGGAAATTTGGTGCTGCTAGCACGTTCAGGATTCCAGATGAAGTTGACTTATCACATCTGAGTTAG
- the LOC110790975 gene encoding potassium channel SKOR-like isoform X3, whose protein sequence is MAELIKGKILVSHALRNDFNVSFPSVGLHNCTNYLNWEYDFRVSNPPERTQTLPSGVGQGSSEVEVDKNQRYQSTLQFAASLLLQIQQQQQQQQVIRVHEEFFLPGEIILEQGNVVDQLYFICHGLLQEEVGIGQDGSEQTISLLEPNNTFGQISIFCNVPHPSIVGVLELFRLLRNDRESLSNIIDIYFYDGKKI, encoded by the exons ATGGCAGAGCTGATCAAAGGAAAGATTCTGGTTAGCCATGCTTTGCGTAATGATTTCAACGTTAGTTTCCCTTCAGTGGGACTCCACAATTGCACAA ATTACCTCAACTGGGAATATGACTTCAGAGTCTCAAATCCACCCGAAAGAACGCAAACACTGCCATCTGGAGTTGGTCAAGGCTCATCAGAGGTCGAGGTTGACAAAAACCAACGCTATCAGTCTACATTACAATTTGCTGCCAGTCTTCTCCTTCAAatacagcagcaacaacagcagcagcag GTTATTAGAGTTCATGAAGAGTTTTTCCTTCCTGGTGAAATAATTTTGGAGCAAGGAAATGTAGTAGATCAACTTTATTTCATATGCCATGGATTGCTG CAGGAGGAGGTTGGCATAGGGCAAGATGGATCAGAACAGACGATATCACTTCTTGAACCTAACAACACATTTGGACAAATTTCCATTTTTTGTAACGTTCCTCATCCTAGTATAGTCGGAGTTCTTGAACTCTTCCGGCTTCTGCGGAATGACAGAGAGTCATTGAGTAATATTATTGATATTTACTTTTATGACGGTAAAAAAATATAA
- the LOC110790975 gene encoding potassium channel SKOR-like isoform X4, with product MAELIKGKILVSHALRNDFNVSFPSVGLHNCTNYLNWEYDFRVSNPPERTQTLPSGVGQGSSEVEVDKNQRYQSTLQFAASLLLQIQQQQQQQQVIRVHEEFFLPGEIILEQGNVVDQLYFICHGLLEEVGIGQDGSEQTISLLEPNNTFGQISIFCNVPHPSIVGVLELFRLLRNDRESLSNIIDIYFYDGKKI from the exons ATGGCAGAGCTGATCAAAGGAAAGATTCTGGTTAGCCATGCTTTGCGTAATGATTTCAACGTTAGTTTCCCTTCAGTGGGACTCCACAATTGCACAA ATTACCTCAACTGGGAATATGACTTCAGAGTCTCAAATCCACCCGAAAGAACGCAAACACTGCCATCTGGAGTTGGTCAAGGCTCATCAGAGGTCGAGGTTGACAAAAACCAACGCTATCAGTCTACATTACAATTTGCTGCCAGTCTTCTCCTTCAAatacagcagcaacaacagcagcagcag GTTATTAGAGTTCATGAAGAGTTTTTCCTTCCTGGTGAAATAATTTTGGAGCAAGGAAATGTAGTAGATCAACTTTATTTCATATGCCATGGATTGCTG GAGGAGGTTGGCATAGGGCAAGATGGATCAGAACAGACGATATCACTTCTTGAACCTAACAACACATTTGGACAAATTTCCATTTTTTGTAACGTTCCTCATCCTAGTATAGTCGGAGTTCTTGAACTCTTCCGGCTTCTGCGGAATGACAGAGAGTCATTGAGTAATATTATTGATATTTACTTTTATGACGGTAAAAAAATATAA
- the LOC110790975 gene encoding potassium channel GORK-like isoform X2: MAELIKGKILVSHALRNDFNITSTGNMTSESQIHPKERKHCHLELVKAHQRSRLTKTNAISLHYNLLPVFSFKYSSNNSSSRQVLIWETSSEIFVGMFMYISYGKPAAAGKSGMNKVIRVHEEFFLPGEIILEQGNVVDQLYFICHGLLEEVGIGQDGSEQTISLLEPNNTFGQISIFCNVPHPSIVGVLELFRLLRNDRESLSNIIDIYFYDGKKI; the protein is encoded by the exons ATGGCAGAGCTGATCAAAGGAAAGATTCTGGTTAGCCATGCTTTGCGTAATGATTTCAAC ATTACCTCAACTGGGAATATGACTTCAGAGTCTCAAATCCACCCGAAAGAACGCAAACACTGCCATCTGGAGTTGGTCAAGGCTCATCAGAGGTCGAGGTTGACAAAAACCAACGCTATCAGTCTACATTACAATTTGCTGCCAGTCTTCTCCTTCAAatacagcagcaacaacagcagcagcaggcAAGTCCTCATATGGGAAACCAGCAGTGAGATTTTCGTAGGTATGTTTATGTACATCTCATATGGGAAACCAGCAGCAGCAGGCAAGTCAGGAATGAACAAA GTTATTAGAGTTCATGAAGAGTTTTTCCTTCCTGGTGAAATAATTTTGGAGCAAGGAAATGTAGTAGATCAACTTTATTTCATATGCCATGGATTGCTG GAGGAGGTTGGCATAGGGCAAGATGGATCAGAACAGACGATATCACTTCTTGAACCTAACAACACATTTGGACAAATTTCCATTTTTTGTAACGTTCCTCATCCTAGTATAGTCGGAGTTCTTGAACTCTTCCGGCTTCTGCGGAATGACAGAGAGTCATTGAGTAATATTATTGATATTTACTTTTATGACGGTAAAAAAATATAA
- the LOC110790975 gene encoding potassium channel GORK-like isoform X1, with protein MAELIKGKILVSHALRNDFNITSTGNMTSESQIHPKERKHCHLELVKAHQRSRLTKTNAISLHYNLLPVFSFKYSSNNSSSRQVLIWETSSEIFVGMFMYISYGKPAAAGKSGMNKVIRVHEEFFLPGEIILEQGNVVDQLYFICHGLLQEEVGIGQDGSEQTISLLEPNNTFGQISIFCNVPHPSIVGVLELFRLLRNDRESLSNIIDIYFYDGKKI; from the exons ATGGCAGAGCTGATCAAAGGAAAGATTCTGGTTAGCCATGCTTTGCGTAATGATTTCAAC ATTACCTCAACTGGGAATATGACTTCAGAGTCTCAAATCCACCCGAAAGAACGCAAACACTGCCATCTGGAGTTGGTCAAGGCTCATCAGAGGTCGAGGTTGACAAAAACCAACGCTATCAGTCTACATTACAATTTGCTGCCAGTCTTCTCCTTCAAatacagcagcaacaacagcagcagcaggcAAGTCCTCATATGGGAAACCAGCAGTGAGATTTTCGTAGGTATGTTTATGTACATCTCATATGGGAAACCAGCAGCAGCAGGCAAGTCAGGAATGAACAAA GTTATTAGAGTTCATGAAGAGTTTTTCCTTCCTGGTGAAATAATTTTGGAGCAAGGAAATGTAGTAGATCAACTTTATTTCATATGCCATGGATTGCTG CAGGAGGAGGTTGGCATAGGGCAAGATGGATCAGAACAGACGATATCACTTCTTGAACCTAACAACACATTTGGACAAATTTCCATTTTTTGTAACGTTCCTCATCCTAGTATAGTCGGAGTTCTTGAACTCTTCCGGCTTCTGCGGAATGACAGAGAGTCATTGAGTAATATTATTGATATTTACTTTTATGACGGTAAAAAAATATAA